The genomic stretch ATTATCGCAACGATATCCAGACCGAGTTCGAGACGATGCAGTCGGTGTACGAAGCCGACGTCGACGTTCCCGTTCCGGAGACGCACTGGTTCGAAGCCGATCAATCGGTGCTCGGTGGTCCGTTTTTCCTGGTCGGCCACCGACACGGGACGGCGCCAGTCACTTGGAATCCGCGGGACCGCCAGTCACTGTACGACTCCTGGGATCGCGAGGGTAAGCCTTTGCCGAACCACTTCGTCGACGTCATCGCGAACATCCACGAACTCGATGGCGACGACGTCCCCTGTCTCGAGACGAAAGACCCCCAGACGGTCGTCGACGAGACGCTCGCGTTGCAGCGACGAAGTTTCGAGGAGATGAACCTCGTCAACGAACCGGCGGTGAACGAAGTCATCAGTTGGCTCGAGGCGAACAAGCCAGCGGTTCCCGAAACGACGCTCGTTCACGGCGATTTACGCGTTGGAAATATGTTACTCCACGAGGAGTCGATCTCCGCCGTACTCGACTGGGAAATGTCGGCCATCAGCGACCCGATGTTCGATCTGGCCTACTGCTCGCTGAAGTATTTCGCCGGAAAACTCGTCGATCCGATCGAGCGACCGAACCTGGCGGGTTCGATCGTCGACCGCGAGTGGTTCTACGACGAGTACGAGAAGCGAACCGGCCGGACGGTCGACCCGGAACGCCTGCGCTACTGGCAGGTTTTCGGTGCGTTCCGAATGATGAACAGCGGTGTCAGCGGTGCCTACCGATACCACACTGGTGAGAGTGACGACGTTCGAACTGCGTGGTTCCAGTACATCATTCCCGGGCTGATCGAGGATATGCTCGATCTGATCGAAGCCGATCGAACCTGAGTCGAGTCGGTATTCTCGGTTCGCTGGCTGATCGTGTCTCGGTCATTTAGTCGTCGCTTTTGAGCAACGTTGCTCTCCTCGGAGTATCGGTCGCGTCACAACAGCTATTCCGGATGATGTCAATTGACACCATATGAGCGGCTTGACAGTCGGCCATGTGGCACGGCGAAACGCGCGGAAGTTTCCGGATCAAGAAGCCACGATCTATCGTTCCGACGGACGACGGGTCAGTGCGTACACCTACGAGGAGTTCGAAACGCGCGTGAATCGTGTTGCAAACGGCCTCTCGACTCTCGGTATCGGTGCCGGGGATACGGTCGCCTTGTACATGAAGAACAACGTCGAGACCCTCGAGTGTTTCGTCGGCGCGATGATGATCGGTGCGCGGCCGGTCGCGGTCAACCACCGATTCAAGGGATCGGAGGTGCGCTACGTCCTCGACGATAGCGGCCCCACGGTCGCGATACTCGATTCGTTCGGTGCGGAGACGATTTCCGAGATCCACGACGACCCCCTCGTTCCGGTCGAGACGTTTCTCTACGTCGGCGAGCAGCCACCGCAGTTCACCACACCGTACGAACAATTTCTCGAGGACGCGTCGGACGCCGCTATCGACATCGTTCCGGACCGTCGCGACCAGGCCGCGCTCATGTACACGAGCGGGACGACCGGCCGACCGAAGGGCTGTCGCTTCACCCACGACACCCTCCTGACCCTTGCGACCGATGGCGTCTACGAAGGTGACCACCTCGAGCCCGGCAATCGCCACCTCATCGTCACGCCGTTGT from Natronorubrum sediminis encodes the following:
- a CDS encoding phosphotransferase family protein: MTLEVDDITGELAAYLSGRLADDDVTVTDLERHTEGWSRQTMSFTATWTDDGTERSKRLVARVDPSYEEDRTFDYRNDIQTEFETMQSVYEADVDVPVPETHWFEADQSVLGGPFFLVGHRHGTAPVTWNPRDRQSLYDSWDREGKPLPNHFVDVIANIHELDGDDVPCLETKDPQTVVDETLALQRRSFEEMNLVNEPAVNEVISWLEANKPAVPETTLVHGDLRVGNMLLHEESISAVLDWEMSAISDPMFDLAYCSLKYFAGKLVDPIERPNLAGSIVDREWFYDEYEKRTGRTVDPERLRYWQVFGAFRMMNSGVSGAYRYHTGESDDVRTAWFQYIIPGLIEDMLDLIEADRT